Part of the Sulfurimonas denitrificans DSM 1251 genome is shown below.
GAATATCCAGAGGGAAACTTTCCTTTGGAAGTGTATCAGATAGACCATACTCCACTTGACATCATACTTGTTGACTCTCACTCAAGAAAACCTCTAGGAAGACCTTATTTAACACTGGCGATTGATGTATATTCCAGAATGGTTGCAGGATTTTATCTCTCCTTGCAAGCGCCCGGATATTTCAGTGTGAGTCAGTGTCTCTACAATGCTTTTTTGCCAAAGGATGATTTTCTAAAAAAATACGATATTCAAGGCGAATGGGAAATATACGGGATTCCTTCAAAATATGCAGTCGATAACGGCAAAGATCTAATAGGGCTTGATATGCAAAGAGTATGCGATGAATTTGGCATGACTATGGTTCGAAGACCCGTTGGAAGACCACAATACGGAAGCCACGTAGAGAGGATTTTTTTGACTATAAATAAAGAAATTCATAATTTACCAGGTACTACATTTTCCAATATAGCCGAAAAAGCTGAGTATGATTCCATCAAAAACGCAACTTTTACCCTTGATGAGATAACAAAGTGGCTCACGGAGTTTATCGTCAATGTTTATCATAACCGTGTACATCATGGAATAGGCATGACACCGAGACAAAAATACAGTTTAGGCATCTTTGGCGATGATGAGAATCCGGGTACAGGCTTGCCGCCAATTGTAGAAGATAGGGAGTCGATTAAAATCGCTCTCTTACCTGCATTTTACCGAACCGTTCAAAAAGACGGCATCACACTTGATGGTATTACGTACTATTCGGATGTTCTGAGAACTTGGATAAACAGGGATGATGAACAAGGCAATAAGCTAAAGTTTAAAGTCAAAAGAGACCCTCTGAGTATCCAAAAGCTTTACTTCTTTGACCCGGAACTCAAAGAGTATTTTGAGTTAAGCTACAGAAAGCTTCATGCTCCAGATATGACCGTATGGGATCTCTATACAGCAAAGAGATATCTAAAAGAGAATAGTATCAAAGATACAAATGAAGATGACCTCTTTGATGCTTACGAACGGCTTACACACATAGAAAAACAGGCAAAAGAGAAAACAGCCAAACATAAAATAAGAA
Proteins encoded:
- a CDS encoding Mu transposase C-terminal domain-containing protein, producing MSKLDLSIGSKVFYNNVEHIILKAVNFHTLSIAPTNNQNEIINVKIQDLSSKPQEEKTQLDSYTDEEWSEAKKKYNAIKELVFRKKSRDEVEEVAAKYKVTAMTVYRWIKTYEESEKISSLISSKHKRGKKGSRIEPLTNKVIEDVIEELYLTKQRIGFPKIFNTIKAECKKLNIIPPHENTVRNRIKTIDPKFALKKRFSAKKANEKYGNFEGEYPEGNFPLEVYQIDHTPLDIILVDSHSRKPLGRPYLTLAIDVYSRMVAGFYLSLQAPGYFSVSQCLYNAFLPKDDFLKKYDIQGEWEIYGIPSKYAVDNGKDLIGLDMQRVCDEFGMTMVRRPVGRPQYGSHVERIFLTINKEIHNLPGTTFSNIAEKAEYDSIKNATFTLDEITKWLTEFIVNVYHNRVHHGIGMTPRQKYSLGIFGDDENPGTGLPPIVEDRESIKIALLPAFYRTVQKDGITLDGITYYSDVLRTWINRDDEQGNKLKFKVKRDPLSIQKLYFFDPELKEYFELSYRKLHAPDMTVWDLYTAKRYLKENSIKDTNEDDLFDAYERLTHIEKQAKEKTAKHKIRKSKAPKMSDIKSKSKTESQVVKEKETKQADDVFHDLFDNIETFHIKE